In Musa acuminata AAA Group cultivar baxijiao chromosome BXJ2-10, Cavendish_Baxijiao_AAA, whole genome shotgun sequence, a genomic segment contains:
- the LOC135625842 gene encoding F-box/kelch-repeat protein At3g61590-like, with product MAGETSWEESYPVAYFQSEVAGLKPTSEDSDDQDEDALISLDAVLPDDLLEKVLSFLPIASIVRASSVCRRWYEAVHSGRCSWTKMSPQKPWYFMFTCSDDAVAGYAYDPSLRKWYGFDFPCIERSNWSTSSSCGLVCLMDGENRSRVFVCNPITRDWKRLHDAPGGKAPDYSALAMSVDRRTHGYTVAVAKCKQVPQDYYQWQFSIHVYESKTRAWLTPFAEVLVGWRGGDECVICNGVLYYLIYSTGVLRNVEPRHCLVMYDLSARPARTSLMRTAIPVPCSLTCGRLMNLRDRLIMVGGIGKPDRPGIIKGIGIWELQRRREWREVARMPHKFFQGFGEFDDVFASSGADELIYIQSFGSPALLTFDTTQKLWRWSTKSPVTKRFPLQLFTGFSFEPRLEVAS from the coding sequence ATGGCGGGTGAGACATCATGGGAGGAGTCTTACCCTGTCGCCTACTTCCAGAGTGAGGTTGCGGGCCTTAAGCCGACCTCCGAAGACAGCGATGACCAAGATGAAGATGCGTTGATCTCATTGGACGCCGTTCTGCCCGATGACCTCTTGGAGAAGGTCTTGTCCTTCTTGCCCATCGCGAGCATCGTCAGAGCGAGCTCagtctgcaggcggtggtacgaaGCTGTGCATTCCGGGAGGTGCTCGTGGACCAAGATGTCGCCCCAGAAGCCATGGTACTTCATGTTCACCTGCAGCGACGACGCCGTCGCCGGCTACGCCTACGACCCGAGCCTCCGGAAATGGTACGGCTTCGACTTCCCCTGCATCGAGAGGAGCAACTGGTCGACCTCCTCCTCCTGCGGGTTGGTCTGCTTGATGGACGGCGAGAACAGGAGCCGCGTCTTCGTCTGCAACCCGATCACGCGGGACTGGAAGAGGCTGCACGACGCCCCCGGGGGGAAGGCCCCCGATTACAGCGCGCTCGCCATGTCGGTCGACCGGAGAACCCACGGCTACACGGTCGCCGTCGCCAAGTGCAAGCAGGTGCCTCAGGACTATTACCAGTGGCAATTCTCCATCCACGTCTACGAGTCGAAGACCAGAGCGTGGCTCACCCCCTTCGCCGAAGTCTTGGTGGGCTGGCGGGGCGGAGACGAGTGCGTGATCTGCAATGGCGTCCTGTATTACTTGATCTACTCCACCGGCGTGCTCAGGAACGTCGAGCCGCGCCATTGCCTGGTGATGTACGACCTCTCGGCGCGGCCTGCCCGAACGTCCCTAATGCGGACGGCGATCCCTGTGCCATGCTCTCTGACCTGCGGCAGGCTGATGAACCTCAGAGACAGGCTAATCATGGTCGGCGGGATCGGGAAGCCCGACCGACCGGGCATCATCAAGGGCATCGGCATCTGGGAGCTTCAGAGGAGGAGGGAATGGCGGGAGGTGGCTCGAATGCCGCACAAGTTCTTCCAGGGGTTCGGCGAATTCGACGACGTCTTCGCGAGCAGCGGCGCGGACGAACTCATCTACATACAGAGCTTTGGATCCCCTGCTCTGCTGACCTTCGACACGACCCAGAAGCTGTGGAGGTGGTCGACGAAAAGCCCCGTGACGAAGAGGTTTCCTCTGCAGCTCTTCACTGGCTTCAGCTTCGAGCCGAGGCTCGAGGTCGCTTCCTGA